The following is a genomic window from Rhodoligotrophos defluvii.
CAGACGGCGTGAGCTGCATCATCGTGCTACCGGTCGACACGTGGGCCGGAGCAGAGGTGTGATTGAGAGCCGGGCGCCTGGCCGGCCTGGCGCGTGTTCGGCCATGGCACGCTTCCATGATCTTCAGACGAGCCATTCGGTGTCGAGAGACAGGGAAGCGCGAAAGACCGGCGTATTGTGCTCATCGCGAACGGTCACGACGAACACATGGCGATCGCCGTTGGGGAGCTTGTCTTGAGCAATATCGGGCAGGGCGCGAATGGCCTTCGCGCGCAGGCTGGCGCGTGTTTCGATCTCCTGCCCCATTTCGTCCCTGGTGAATCGCTCGCCGTCATCGATATCAAAATAATACCGCGCCATCCTCGGCTCCATCACTGATGCGCCGATCCTGCTCAACCCCGTTTGCCTCGAGCGGTTCCGATCTGCGTCAGGTGACGGGCTCTTCGGGCATCGCTCGGCCCAGTTTCGATTTCCGGTTCAAGTGAAGGTAGTTGGGATGGAACTCCGCAAACTCGGTCAGCCGTTCGGGATCGGGGATGGTCAGCATCTTGCCTCGTAATACAACCAATCCGTCTTCCCTAAGTTGCTGAAGCACACGATTTGCATGAACGGTCGAGATCCCGAGAGCATCCGCCAGGTCCTCCTGGCTCATCGGCATCGGAAAGGTGGTGCCGCTGACATAGCCGACCACTTTCAGCCGCAGGTGGAGCTCGCAGAAGAGATGTGCCATCTGCTTGTCGGCCGGGAGCTGGCCCATGGTGGCAAGCCAGGCGCGCAGGGTGCCCTCGTCCACCAGGCTCGACCACCACAGCGCCCGCGCAATCCGCGGAAAGCGCTCGGTCACGTCGTTTATGGCCGGATGGGAGATTTCTACGACCTTGCAGCTGGTAATGGTGCCGATCGAGTGATCCATTTCGCCGAGGATCGGCACGTGAAGATCGCAGAAGTCTCCGGGCACCAGGAAGGCGACGATCGAGCGGCGGCCATTCGCCAGGATCTTGTAGCGGCAGGCAAAGCCTTCGAGCACGATCCGCACATGCTCGGGCTCCTCATATTCCCGGATCAGGTCGATCTTGGCCTCTGCGCTGTGCCAGCTGGCGCTGAGCTCGGCAAGCTTGGTTCGATCGGTGTCGGTGAGGTCGGCCCCGTGCTCGAGCCGCAG
Proteins encoded in this region:
- a CDS encoding DUF6894 family protein, translating into MSRIGASVMEPRMARYYFDIDDGERFTRDEMGQEIETRASLRAKAIRALPDIAQDKLPNGDRHVFVVTVRDEHNTPVFRASLSLDTEWLV
- a CDS encoding Crp/Fnr family transcriptional regulator yields the protein MHNPMILRLEHGADLTDTDRTKLAELSASWHSAEAKIDLIREYEEPEHVRIVLEGFACRYKILANGRRSIVAFLVPGDFCDLHVPILGEMDHSIGTITSCKVVEISHPAINDVTERFPRIARALWWSSLVDEGTLRAWLATMGQLPADKQMAHLFCELHLRLKVVGYVSGTTFPMPMSQEDLADALGISTVHANRVLQQLREDGLVVLRGKMLTIPDPERLTEFAEFHPNYLHLNRKSKLGRAMPEEPVT